The DNA region TCACTTTTTCCGTTCATTTCAACTGGAACTTCTTTAGCCTCCTGAAAAGGAAGATTTTCTGTTAAGAAAGTGCTTGTATCTTTTGTCCAAACATTCCAATACGATTGTTGAAGTTGAGTTTCTTGATAGAGGGTACGTTGTTCGGCTTCCGCCGAGTCATCGTCATCTTGCCATTCATATTCCTCATCGACCCAATTATCATACTCTTCATCATCATCCCACTCATCTCTTTCATAGCTTTCATGCTCCTCATGTTCGTCACGACCATAATCGTCATCAGCCTTTACAATATTGACTGATTGAAAAATCAGAAAGAGAACGAACAGCGATAGGGTCCACTTAAATATCCTTGTTTTCACCTATTCCACCTCCTTGTAAAACATATTAATCATTATTTCTGAAAAAAAAATGAAAGTCGGAAATAATAAACAAAATGTTTTTCAGACGTTTTTCATTTTCAGAGTCTATTCTAAAGACATTAAATCGTTATTTATAAGGAGATTTTTATGAAGAATTTGAAAATGTTTCTCATCTCAATTTTATTTGTCTTTGGACTTAGTTACGTAGTAATAGAAAGCAACCAGGTTTCGGCAGATGATGATTTTGAAGAAAAATATGAAATCCATGAGGAGGATGATGACGAAGAAGGAACTTATGAAGAAATAGGCAAAACGATTGGCTGGGGTACGGTCATTGCAATGGGAGCTGCTGGGTTAATATTTCCGATTAGAAGATCAGCGAAATGGATCATAACAAATTATCCAAAATCGAAAAACATTTTTATATCTATTTCTAAGTTTTTGGGAAAATATCATTTGTATTTAGGATTAATTGCCTTGGCATTGAGTATTTTTCATGGAGTTGCTATGTATCTGAGTGAAGGGAAATTGGAAAGTGAAGGGATTATTGGATTAGGAGCAGTCATTTTTATGATGATTGCTGGCATTCTTGGAACGGTCTTATTCAGGAACAAAAAAGTGAACATTCTTCGAACCACACATACGACTTTGATAGCTTTTGCACTTCTTATCGGATTTGTTCATATAATTACCTCCTAGTTTAATATGGATCTTCAACAAACGTTGAACGTATAGGGAATTTATCACCAGAACAGCTTAAAAAGCACTCTGTTAGTTAACTAACAGAGTGCTAAAGTTCAAAAGAGAAGGGATGAGGAGACTCCAGACTGCCCGAGGAAAGCGAAGTGCCTGAAGCTCCAATAACAGTCAAGCTTAACACACCCTTATAATTAAATAGGAATAGACAGATAACCACCGATAAATAAAAGGATTATTACAAATGCATGCACAAAAATGGCAGGCAGGATACTATTTGACTTAACCGTTAAAAGGCCAAAAAGAAGTCCCATTAAGATATAAACAAACGTTAGATGTAACGAAAATCCATACATTGTCGTGTTAATTCCAAAGCCAATACTTGTGACAAGTATGCCTATTCTGGCATTAGTTATTTTAATAATATGCGTTAACAGAATCCCCCGCCAGATGATCTCCTCAAAAATAGCGCGGGTGCTTGAGAATAATAAAAGTGAAAAAAATGTTTTGGTACCACCATGACGATTAAAATACACTAGAAGGCTACCAAGACCGATGATTGAAAGCGTCAAAAGAAAGACCTTGATTGGCACCGCCCGAAATAAGCTTAAAGAAGGTACCGTAATATAATGACTTATCTTTATTTTGAATTTCATGATAACATAATAACTGGTAATAATTGGGATGATTAATAACAGTTGACTGACAATTAGCTGTTTATATGGAGTTAAATGGGCTCCATCTAAGAATATATCAAAGTAAAAAAGGATCAAATGACCACTAAAGAATGAAATAATCAACCAGGAAAAAAGGCGATTTTTTTCCTTAAAAAAGCCAAGTAGAAGTAATAATATAAAAAGGGATAGGAAAAATACCATGTAATAGCTTCTGCTAAATAAATAGGTAAAGAGAATAAATAATAAACAAAGGAAAAGACCCTCATACTTCATTTGTTTCATAGAAAACCGCCTTCCAAAAGACCTAATAAAAGGCTCCGTATTAACGGAGCCACTGTACCATATGTTCTTTTATTTCTTCATATTTCGCTGCTGCATTTTTTAGACCGTGTGAACCTGCTGATTCTAATGGAACCACCCGGTAATTTTTATATCTTTGATTTGTGACATATGTGGGAAAGAAAGCTGGATTTGATAATTCAATAGTCGTTTCCTGCTCTGAAACATGTTTAGTTATTTCTACTGTTGCCATGCCGCCGATATCCTTATAGTCCAGTGATTGACCTGAAATGAAATTACCTAATGAATAAATCACAAAGGTTTTTCGTCCATCCTCCGTTTCAATCCAATCCATTGGCTGCAATACGTGGGGGTGGGATCCAAAGATAATGTCAACTCCTTCATTTGCAAGGAAATTAGCCAAATCTTTTTGTTCATCCGTCGGGTATAGCTGGTATTCATTTCCCCAATGAATACTCATAACAACAACATCTGCTTGTTCCTTAGCACGATGAATCTCTTCCTTCATGATATCGCGATTGATAAGATTGACCAGAAAGTCCTTTCCATCTGGAACAGGAATACCATTTGTCCCATAGGTGTAGGATAGAAAGGCAAGTTTGATGCCATTTTTATTCAAGATTCTTAAGTTTTGGCGATCCTGTTCATTTAAAAAGCTACCAACATGCGGCAAACCTATACTGTTTAAATATTCTGTAGCTGAAAGTATCCCTCTTTCTCCTTTATCCAAAGTGTGATTATTTGCAAGGGAAACAATATCTACACCAGTATTTACTAGGGCATCCGCCACTTCATGCGGGCTATTAAAGGTGGGATAACTGGAAACACCAATATCTAATCCGCCTAACATACTTTCCTGATTAGCGGTTAAAATATCAGGTTTTTGAAGTACACCATTAACATTTTCAAACATAGGATTAAAATTATATTTCGTTCCATTAAAGGCGTCATTATAAACAGTGTCATGAATAAGGATATCACCAATGGCTCCAATAGTAAGTTTTTCAGTAATACTCCGTCCTAATATAAATTGCTCTCGAAGGGAATGTTCTTTTGCAGGATGTACCTCCGCTTGAACAGCAGAGTTTTTTTGCTGCTGAATGAGCATGACGGAAGCTAAGATGATGCATGTTGAGATGATAAGTACTGATGAAACGATAAATTTTTTATTCATATGTTTCTCCTTCATTCGCTAATTTGCGAGCAAATTCATTTAAATCCTTCTTGCTTTCCTATAATATATTTAAGAACAATCTTTCATGAAAAATAAGGAGTGTCAATCGTGTTTACTATAACTGGAAGTGCTCACAAAGTATTAATTCAAACAATTGAAAAAGAAAGGCATACACCTGATGAGATATTGTACCTCCGGTTAAGCATGGGTATTGGTTGAGGCGGACCAAAATTAAAGCTGTCTCTGGAAGAGCAGACCATTAAAGGTGACCTCACCTATCCTTTTGAGGAATTAACAATTATCATCCATGAAAATGAATATGTTTACTTTGACCATACAAAGCTTGATTATGTACAGGATGTATT from Neobacillus sp. FSL H8-0543 includes:
- a CDS encoding copper amine oxidase N-terminal domain-containing protein; the protein is MKTRIFKWTLSLFVLFLIFQSVNIVKADDDYGRDEHEEHESYERDEWDDDEEYDNWVDEEYEWQDDDDSAEAEQRTLYQETQLQQSYWNVWTKDTSTFLTENLPFQEAKEVPVEMNGKSESLYVVPVNGQLLVSGEKMAQLFGIKYKFYKQSQILEISNDKEELFVRAGSNAAYENMVKTPMPAKALHFENSIFLPISVIANAFGYRVNWNEEKGTITLKEIL
- a CDS encoding type II CAAX endopeptidase family protein, which codes for MKQMKYEGLFLCLLFILFTYLFSRSYYMVFFLSLFILLLLLGFFKEKNRLFSWLIISFFSGHLILFYFDIFLDGAHLTPYKQLIVSQLLLIIPIITSYYVIMKFKIKISHYITVPSLSLFRAVPIKVFLLTLSIIGLGSLLVYFNRHGGTKTFFSLLLFSSTRAIFEEIIWRGILLTHIIKITNARIGILVTSIGFGINTTMYGFSLHLTFVYILMGLLFGLLTVKSNSILPAIFVHAFVIILLFIGGYLSIPI
- a CDS encoding CapA family protein — its product is MNKKFIVSSVLIISTCIILASVMLIQQQKNSAVQAEVHPAKEHSLREQFILGRSITEKLTIGAIGDILIHDTVYNDAFNGTKYNFNPMFENVNGVLQKPDILTANQESMLGGLDIGVSSYPTFNSPHEVADALVNTGVDIVSLANNHTLDKGERGILSATEYLNSIGLPHVGSFLNEQDRQNLRILNKNGIKLAFLSYTYGTNGIPVPDGKDFLVNLINRDIMKEEIHRAKEQADVVVMSIHWGNEYQLYPTDEQKDLANFLANEGVDIIFGSHPHVLQPMDWIETEDGRKTFVIYSLGNFISGQSLDYKDIGGMATVEITKHVSEQETTIELSNPAFFPTYVTNQRYKNYRVVPLESAGSHGLKNAAAKYEEIKEHMVQWLR